The following nucleotide sequence is from Candidatus Margulisiibacteriota bacterium.
AATATTGTGATCATGCCGCCGCTTTCCACCACCGCCCGGGAATTACGCTGGCTGCTGGATGTAATATATCAGTCCATACAGGAAACAGTTGGTTCGCCAGCGTATCCGCAGGATACTGCGCTCACCAACCGAAACACGGACACTTCGACTTCGCTCAGTGTCCGATGAATAAACGCTATTTTATTACGGGCACGGACACCGGCGTCGGCAAAACTGTCGCCGCGGCGGTTTTGGCGCGGATGTTTCCGCAGTGCGGCGTCTGTAAACCGGTGCAAACCGGTTATCCGGCCGATCAAGACCTACAATACATAGCCCGCAGCGCCGGACTGACCCCGGCGCAAATTTACAATCCGCTGCATTTCAGCAAACCGCTGGCGCCGCAGCAGGCCGCGCTGGAGGACAAACTGCCGCCGATAGATGTTAAAAAGCTGACCAAAAATATCCTCGCTTTTTGTGAACAGTTTGAAATTAGCTTTATTGAAGGCGCGGGCGGTCTGTACGCGCCGCTGCGCGAAAACTATTACATGCTGGATTTGCTCAAAGACCTTTCGGCTGAAACGATCTTAGTTTGTCGCGCTGGATTGGGGACGATCAATCACACTTTGCTCTCCATCGAGGCTTTGCAAAAAAAACAGCTTAAAATAAAAGGCCTGATCTTTACGCAAACTACTCCACCGGATCTTTCCGCGCTGGAAAATCCGCGGATCATTCAAAAGATCAGCGGCTTGCCAGTTTTGGGAATTTTTCCGCATCAGAAAAAATTAAATCCGGCTAAATTAGCTGTAGATTTCAACACCTGAACGAATATTTGGCTGGAAGGCAGCGGCGCGCGCGGCAGCAAGTATCTTCGCTAAAACGCCAGATCGCGCGCGCGACATTCCGAAGTTTTGTAAAAACGGATCTCCGGAAACCGCTCGTGAATGAATTTGATTTCCCAGGCGCCCTTGAATAAAAACACCAGCTGGCCGTCAATATCCTGCATGACGCGCAGCGGTTTGTCGGCTTGAAATTCTTTGAGATATTTTTCTTCAGCGGCGGAAACCCAGTAAGCAAATGCCGCCTCATAATTTTGATACTCGCACTGCGCGCCGTATTCGTTTTCCAGACGGAAACGCACCACATCAAACTGCAACTCGCCGACCGCGCCCAGCACCAGTTTTTGGTCGAGCAGACCTTTGAATAACTGCACCGCGCCCTCTTCCGATAACTGCCGCAGGCCTTTTTGCAATTGTTTGGCTTTCAAAGGATTGCGGTTGATGACCAAACGAAAAATTT
It contains:
- the bioD gene encoding dethiobiotin synthase encodes the protein MNKRYFITGTDTGVGKTVAAAVLARMFPQCGVCKPVQTGYPADQDLQYIARSAGLTPAQIYNPLHFSKPLAPQQAALEDKLPPIDVKKLTKNILAFCEQFEISFIEGAGGLYAPLRENYYMLDLLKDLSAETILVCRAGLGTINHTLLSIEALQKKQLKIKGLIFTQTTPPDLSALENPRIIQKISGLPVLGIFPHQKKLNPAKLAVDFNT